Proteins from one Juglans microcarpa x Juglans regia isolate MS1-56 chromosome 6S, Jm3101_v1.0, whole genome shotgun sequence genomic window:
- the LOC121236417 gene encoding probable LRR receptor-like serine/threonine-protein kinase At1g74360: MSDEETNLRSFALAIFLILIPGVLVAGDSLETDKVVLLNLKSFLQEKNLVNRGQYSEWSKQSSNNPCDWPGIICSPINGTTARVIGINLSDNHISGEIFRNFSLLTELSYLDLSRNTLGGMITEDLSRCQKLVHLNLSHNIFEGELNLTGLSKLEKLDLSVNRFSGEVRLVIPVICDNLIVMNISSNNFTGSMNGSFDACSMLKHLDLSSNRISGELWVGFARLLEFSVAENSFIVSLSSSMFTDVCSLHVLDLSENGFVGDVPREISKCRNIVILNLSVNNFTGKIPAEIGSISSLEALYLGSNKFSNSIPDSLLNLNNLTSLDLSKNSFGGVIQEIFGKFKQITSLVLHGNAYTDGIYSSGILKLPRISRLDLSGNKFSSSLPVEISEMPSLNFLILAYNQFSGTIPPQFGNLSRLQALDLSFNRLTGSIPPTLGKLSTLLWLMLANNSLTGGIPPELGNCTSLLWLNLANNQLSGKIPPELANIGRNATPTFESNKRETNRINASSGECLTMKRWIPADYPPFSFVYSILTRKSCRSIWEKLLQGSGLFPICVAGSSVRSFQISGYVQLSGNMLSGEVPPDIGKMQNFSLLHLGNNEFSGKLPLQIGQMPLVVLNVTRNKFSGEIPVEIGGITCLQDLDLSFNNFSGTFPVSLSNLTELSKFNISYNPFISGAIPTTGQLATFEDSYFGNPFLDLPNFIQNSEGKSPKSMDGKPKRPTKLAAILVFIALTLAVLIFGVLSLIVWLLIKSPSESPGYLLEETKYRHDFASSSSGSSPWLSDKIKVIRLDKTAFTHADILKATSNFSEERIIGKGGFGTVYRGSLPDGREVAVKKLQREGIEGEREFRAEMEVLSGNGFGWPHPNLVTLYGWCLNGSEKILVYEYMEGGSLEDLVSDRTRLTWRRRLQVAIDVASALVFLHHDCFPAIVHRDVKASNVLLDKDGKARVTDFGLARVVDAGDSHVSTVVAGTIGYIAPEYGQIWHATTKGDVYSFGVLAMELATGRRALDGGEESLVEWARRVMGVGRHGSSRLVIPVVLMGSGLAEGAEEMCELLQIGVKCTAESPQARPNMKEVIAMLIKITSNRGLFNYGSYPPSL, encoded by the exons ATGTCAGACGAGGAAACCAATTTACGGTCCTTTGCATTAGCAATTTTCTTAATCTTGATCCCAG GTGTGCTGGTTGCTGGAGATTCTCTGGAAACAGACAAAGTTGTCTTACTGAATTTGAAATCATTTCTCCAAGAAAAAAATCTCGTGAACCGAGGGCAATACTCGGAGTGGAGCAAACAGAGCTCAAATAACCCGTGCGATTGGCCGGGAATAATATGTAGTCCCATTAACGGCACAACTGCAAGGGTTATTGGCATCAACCTCTCCGACAACCACATCTCGGGCGAGATATTCAGAAACTTCTCATTGCTAACCGAACTCTCCTACCTTGATCTTTCAAGAAACACTCTCGGTGGAATGATCACTGAGGACTTGAGCCGCTGCCAGAAGCTAGTGCATCTCAATCTCTCCCATAATATCTTTGAAGGAGAGCTGAATTTGACCGGATTGAGCAAACTGGAGAAGCTTGATTTGTCTGTCAACAGATTTTCTGGGGAGGTACGGTTGGTCATCCCAGTAATTTGCGACAATTTGATTGTGATGAACATATCGTCGAATAATTTCACTGGTAGCATGAATGGTAGCTTTGATGCATGCTCGATGCTGAAGCACTTGGATTTGAGCTCAAACAGGATAAGTGGGGAGTTATGGGTTGGCTTTGCAAGGTTGCTTGAGTTTTCTGTGGCCGAAAACTCTTTCATAGTGTCACTTTCGTCGTCCATGTTCACTGATGTCTGCAGCTTGCACGTTTTAGACCTGTCTGAGAATGGTTTTGTTGGTGATGTTCCAAGGGAAATATCAAAGTGTCGAAATATTGTTATCTTGAATCTGTCGGTGAATAATTTTACAGGGAAAATACCGGCTGAGATAGGATCGATTTCGAGTCTTGAAGCTTTGTACTTGGGGAGTAACAAGTTTTCCAATAGCATCCCTGATTCGCTATTGAACTTGAATAACTTGACCTCCTTAGATTTGAGCAAAAACAGTTTTGGGGGAGTTATACAAGAGATTTTTGGCAAATTCAAACAGATTACTTCTCTTGTGTTGCACGGGAATGCATATACTGATGGAATATATTCGTCTGGAATCTTAAAGCTACCTCGTATTTCAAGATTAGACCTTAGCGGCAACAAGTTTTCAAGTTCTCTACCAGTTGAAATCTCAGAAATGCCAAGTTTGAACTTCTTGATCCTTGCTTACAATCAGTTTTCGGGGACTATACCGCCACAATTTGGAAACTTGAGCCGCCTGCAAGCCCTCGACCTCTCTTTTAACAGGCTAACTGGATCAATACCTCCCACCCTAGGAAAATTGAGCACacttttgtggttgatgctggCAAACAATTCACTGACGGGTGGAATTCCACCGGAGCTGGGAAATTGCACGAGTTTGTTGTGGTTAAACCTTGCCAACAACCAGCTTTCTGGAAAAATCCCGCCAGAATTGGCGAATATTGGTCGAAATGCCACGCCTACTTTTGAATCTAATAAACGGGAAACTAATCGGATTAATGCTAGCTCAGGGGAGTGTTTGACAATGAAAAGGTGGATTCCTGCAGACTACCCTCCTTTCAGTTTTGTGTATTCCATCCTTACAAGAAAGAGTTGCAGAAGCATATGGGAAAAGTTACTTCAAGGAAGTGGCCTTTTCCCAATATGTGTAGCCGGTTCATCAGTCCGGAGCTTTCAAATCTCTGGTTATGTTCAACTAAGTGGGAATATGCTTTCAGGTGAAGTCCCTCCAGATATTGGCAAGATGCAGAATTTCAGTTTGTTGCATCTGGGTAACAATGAATTCAGTGGGAAACTCCCTTTGCAGATTGGACAAATGCCTCTTGTAGTACTAAATGTCACCAGGAACAAGTTTTCGGGTGAAATCCCAGTGGAAATTGGTGGCATTACATGCCTACAAGATCTGGATTTGTCTTTCAATAATTTCTCTGGTACGTTCCCTGTGAGCTTGAGCAACTTAACTGAACTCAGCAAGTTTAATATCTCATACAACCCATTTATCTCCGGTGCAATCCCAACCACGGGGCAATTAGCAACTTTTGAGGATTCCTATTTCGGTAACCCTTTCTTAGACCTTCCAAACTTCATTCAAAACTCTGAAGGTAAGTCGCCTAAGAGTATGGATGGGAAGCCTAAAAGGCCTACAAAGCTTGCTGCAATCTTAGTGTTCATAGCTCTGACATTAGCGGTCCTAATATTTGGGGTATTGTCACTCATAGTTTGGTTATTGATAAAAAGCCCATCAGAGTCACCCGGATATCTTCTAGAGGAAACAAAATACCGGCATGATTTTGCATCAAGTTCTAGCGGTTCATCGCCATGGTTGTCAGACAAAATCAAGGTTATTCGGCTAGACAAAACAGCTTTCACACATGCAGACATTCTGAAAGCTACTAGTAACTTCTCGGAGGAAAGGATTATTGGAAAGGGAGGATTTGGCACTGTGTATCGAGGATCATTGCCTGATGGGAGAGAAGTGGCAGTAAAAAAGCTTCAAAGAGAAGGAATAGAAGGTGAAAGGGAATTCAGAGCAGAAATGGAGGTTCTGAGTGGAAATGGCTTCGGCTGGCCTCATCCAAACCTTGTGACCCTTTATGGGTGGTGCTTGAATGGCTCAGAAAAAATCCTGGTTTACGAGTACATGGAGGGGGGAAGCTTGGAAGATCTTGTCTCAGACCGAACCAGGCTAACATGGAGGCGACGACTTCAGGTGGCCATTGATGTAGCTAGTGCATTAGTATTCTTACACCACGACTGCTTTCCTGCCATTGTGCACCGGGATGTCAAGGCCAGCAATGTCCTGCTCGACAAGGATGGAAAGGCAAGAGTTACAGACTTTGGTCTTGCTAGAGTTGTTGATGCTGGGGACAGCCATGTGAGCACGGTGGTGGCGGGGACTATTGGTTACATTGCACCAGAATACGGGCAAATATGGCATGCCACTACCAAAGGCGATGTGTACAGCTTTGGGGTATTGGCAATGGAGCTGGCAACTGGGAGGCGAGCATTGGATGGAGGGGAAGAGAGTTTGGTGGAATGGGCGAGGAGGGTAATGGGGGTTGGGCGGCATGGATCGAGTAGATTAGTCATTCCAGTTGTGCTTATGGGGTCTGGGCTGGCTGAGGGGGCAGAGGAGATGTGCGAGCTACTTCAGATTGGTGTGAAATGTACGGCAGAGTCACCACAAGCTAGACCAAACATGAAGGAGGTGATAGCCATGTTGATTAAGATAACTAGCAACAGAGGGTTGTTCAATTATGGCTCCTATCCTCCCTCGTTGTGA